A stretch of the bacterium genome encodes the following:
- a CDS encoding IS256 family transposase, with the protein TNAIENLNSGIATYSRNVKRWQGGSMVARWVSAAIVEAGKKFRRVQEWRDIEKLVRALTVSETSEEATAKRVA; encoded by the coding sequence CACCAACGCAATCGAGAACCTGAACAGCGGCATCGCCACCTACTCGAGAAACGTGAAGCGTTGGCAGGGCGGATCGATGGTCGCGCGTTGGGTGAGTGCCGCCATCGTCGAAGCCGGGAAGAAGTTCCGTCGCGTCCAAGAGTGGCGCGACATCGAGAAGCTCGTCCGAGCTCTCACCGTGTCCGAAACCAGCGAAGAGGCGACTGC